The Caulobacter sp. FWC2 region TGGGCGAGCTCGTCCTGCGGGACGCCACGCGCCTCCCGCACGGCGCGAATATTCGCCCCTACGACCACTCGGAGATCCATGCTCCGATGGCGCGCTATCCGAGCGCAATGCGGAATAGACTATGAGTAAAGTGGGAATAAAAGCTGCAGGACCCTTTTGAACGATCCGCCGGCTACCGTCGGATCACTAAATCGGTCTCTGGCACCCTAAGAGCGAGGGCTAGGCGCTCAAGCACGTTCATGCTGATATTTCTTTTGCCTGTCTCAACACCTGAAAGATAGGTCACGTGGATACCTGCCAAGTGTGCGAGTTCGTCCTGCGGAAGGCCCCTCGCCTCCCGCAGGGCGCGAACGTTCGCTCCCACCACGGCTAGAAAATCCATGCCGTGAAGGCGCACGGTCGATGCTGGACAGTGAATAGACTATGAGTAAAGTGGAAAAATATCGTCGTGCGTCCGCGACGTCCACGCGGGCACGGCTCGATCCGGATTCCGTCCCGCCCCCATCGGCTTGGAATGCGGCTTATGCCCCCGCTCAACGCTCAGATCATCGTCCCCGACGACGACCCGCCCCCTGCCCCGCCGGCCCCGCCCCTGGCCGCTGAGTACCTGCGCCATCGCGCCTGGCTGACCTCGGTGCTGACCCTGCGCTATGGCCGCGAGGACGCCGCCGACATCGCCCAGGACACTTATCTGCGGGTGCATGCCTACGTCCCCTCGGCCCCGATCCGCCGCCCTCGGTCGCTGCTGATGCGCATCGCCCTGAACCTGGCGTCCAACCGCCACCGCAAAGCGGCCTGGGAGCACGTCACCGATCCCCAGGATCCTTGCCTTGACCGGCGTACCACCGAGGGCGACCAGGACGCGGCGGCCATTTTTGCGGAGATGCTGCTCGCCTTACCGTCAAAGTTGCGCGATGTTTTCGTTCAGGCGCACGTCGAAGGCAAAAGCTACGAGGAGATCGCGCGGACGTGCGGGATCTCGCTCGGCGCGGTGGAAAAGCGAATGAGGCAGGCGGTCGCCAGATGCGATGCGTTCATCGGGAGCTAGGCGGATCACGCCATGAGCGATAACCGGACCCGGAACCCCACGCAGGCCCAGCCCAGCGCGCCGACGCGCGAGCAGCAGCAGCGCGCGCGCGACGAGGCCGCCGCCTGGTACGCCAAGATGCGCGGTCCGAGGATCAGCCACCGCGAGGTGACGGACTTCTACGCCTGGCGCGAGGACAGCCTCAACGACGCGGCCTATGGCCGAATCGAAGCCCTGACCGCCGGGGTGCGCGTCCATGCCGGCGATCCTCGGCTACAGGCGATCGCCCAGGCGGCCAATGATCGCCGCGCCGCCTCGGCCCCGCTCGCGTGGCTGCGGCGCGGCGCCACGCCGTGGATCACCGGCATGGCCGTGGCGGCCGCGGTGGTGGTCGGCGCCGTGACCCTCGTCCATCCCTTCGGCCAGACCTACCGCACGGGCGTGGGCGAACACCGGCTGGTGGCCCTGGCCGACGGCTCGACGATCGATCTCAACACCGACAGCGTCGTCCGGGTGCGGCTGACGCGGGAGCGGCGCGC contains the following coding sequences:
- a CDS encoding RNA polymerase sigma factor — protein: MPPLNAQIIVPDDDPPPAPPAPPLAAEYLRHRAWLTSVLTLRYGREDAADIAQDTYLRVHAYVPSAPIRRPRSLLMRIALNLASNRHRKAAWEHVTDPQDPCLDRRTTEGDQDAAAIFAEMLLALPSKLRDVFVQAHVEGKSYEEIARTCGISLGAVEKRMRQAVARCDAFIGS
- a CDS encoding helix-turn-helix domain-containing protein; this translates as MDFLAVVGANVRALREARGLPQDELAHLAGIHVTYLSGVETGKRNISMNVLERLALALRVPETDLVIRR